In Phaeobacter porticola, one DNA window encodes the following:
- a CDS encoding DUF692 domain-containing protein: MLDAAPFLPAATGVGYKPQHFADILADAGPVKWLEIHAENYMGDGGRPIAQLRHLSEQFAISVHGVGLSIGGEGALDANHLARLKHLVGWLNPASFSEHLAWSTHDSHFYNDLLPLPYTDATLARVCDHINQVQDTIGRRMLLENPSSYLAFAESSWSEPEFLTEITRRTGCGLLLDVNNVFVSATNLDFSPQGYIDAFALDQVGEIHLGGHDEDEDDHGKPLLIDSHGAEVVDPVWALLDYTLAKSGPKPVLVEWDTDVPDWPVLAAEATRAATALERVSA; encoded by the coding sequence ATGCTGGACGCCGCCCCTTTCCTGCCTGCTGCCACAGGTGTTGGCTACAAGCCGCAGCATTTTGCCGATATCCTCGCCGATGCAGGCCCGGTGAAATGGCTGGAAATCCACGCCGAAAACTACATGGGCGACGGTGGCCGCCCGATCGCGCAGCTGCGCCACCTCAGCGAACAGTTTGCCATCTCCGTCCATGGCGTCGGCCTCTCCATCGGCGGCGAGGGGGCACTGGATGCCAATCATCTGGCACGGCTGAAACATCTGGTCGGCTGGCTCAATCCCGCCAGTTTTTCTGAGCATCTCGCCTGGTCCACCCATGACAGCCATTTTTACAACGATCTGCTGCCGCTGCCCTATACAGATGCCACGCTGGCGCGGGTCTGCGATCATATCAATCAGGTGCAGGACACCATCGGCCGCCGGATGCTGCTGGAAAACCCCTCCAGCTACCTCGCTTTTGCCGAGAGCAGCTGGTCCGAGCCGGAGTTTCTGACCGAGATCACCCGCCGCACCGGCTGCGGGCTGCTGCTGGATGTGAACAATGTCTTTGTCTCCGCCACCAATCTCGATTTTTCGCCTCAGGGTTATATCGACGCCTTTGCTCTGGATCAGGTCGGTGAAATCCACCTTGGCGGCCATGACGAGGATGAGGACGACCACGGCAAGCCGCTGCTGATCGACAGCCACGGCGCTGAGGTGGTGGATCCGGTCTGGGCGCTGCTGGATTATACGCTGGCGAAATCCGGCCCCAAACCTGTGCTGGTCGAATGGGACACCGATGTGCCCGACTGGCCTGTGTTGGCAGCTGAGGCCACCCGCGCCGCAACCGCGCTGGAGCGCGTGTCGGCATGA
- a CDS encoding DNA-binding domain-containing protein yields MTVSQTEFTHAMMDAGQPVPEGLLDATGQPAGRRFSVYRNNIAVSLSEAMQSAFPLIGKLLGEQNLDGLAGMYLRAHPPSSPLMMHYGAEFPAFLAGMEQLKHLGYLPDAARLDLALRRAYHAGDATAVAPARLAALPPEALMATRLTLAPAVALLRSPWPVYDIWRFNTEENAPKPRHMAQDVLITRPEFDPIIQELPPGGADWITALTSGATLEEALTEVQADHPDFDLSHPLALLLQGGAIIDLDRKG; encoded by the coding sequence ATGACTGTAAGCCAGACAGAATTCACCCACGCCATGATGGATGCGGGCCAGCCGGTGCCCGAGGGACTGCTGGATGCGACCGGCCAGCCTGCCGGGCGGCGGTTCAGCGTCTATCGCAATAATATCGCGGTCTCCCTTTCCGAGGCGATGCAAAGCGCCTTTCCCCTGATAGGGAAGCTGCTGGGTGAGCAGAACCTCGACGGGCTGGCGGGCATGTACCTGCGCGCCCATCCGCCCTCCTCGCCGCTGATGATGCACTATGGCGCTGAATTTCCCGCGTTTCTCGCCGGGATGGAGCAGCTGAAACACCTCGGCTATCTGCCCGATGCGGCGCGGCTCGACCTCGCCCTGCGCCGGGCGTATCACGCAGGCGACGCCACAGCGGTTGCCCCGGCGCGTCTGGCAGCCCTGCCCCCGGAGGCGCTGATGGCGACCCGACTGACGCTGGCCCCCGCCGTTGCCCTGCTGCGCTCGCCCTGGCCGGTCTATGACATCTGGCGCTTCAACACCGAAGAGAACGCGCCAAAACCCCGGCATATGGCGCAGGATGTGCTGATCACCCGGCCCGAATTCGACCCCATCATTCAGGAGCTACCTCCGGGTGGCGCGGACTGGATCACCGCCCTCACCTCCGGTGCCACATTGGAAGAGGCCCTGACCGAGGTGCAGGCCGACCACCCGGATTTCGACCTCTCACACCCGCTCGCCCTGTTGCTGCAAGGCGGTGCAATCATTGACCTAGATCGCAAAGGATAA
- a CDS encoding DoxX family protein codes for MHALVSSYTSLTGRADRLSAFLVPTLARLVFAAVLLVYYWNSAGLKTDGSIFSPSAGAFGQIFPHAAEAVLYDVSQLNIFQRLVIFAGTVAEYVLPALILVGLLTRLAALGTIGFIWVQTIVDVTGHGVKLGSLFDNAIGLVDQRVMWTFLLLVLVFKGAGPLSLDALARRATAPAAA; via the coding sequence ATGCACGCGCTTGTTTCCTCCTACACCTCTCTCACCGGCAGGGCCGACAGATTGTCGGCGTTCCTCGTCCCAACCCTGGCGCGGCTGGTTTTTGCGGCGGTCCTGTTGGTTTACTACTGGAACTCCGCCGGGCTGAAGACGGACGGGTCGATCTTCTCGCCCTCCGCCGGGGCCTTCGGCCAGATCTTCCCCCATGCGGCTGAGGCAGTGCTCTATGATGTCTCCCAGCTCAATATCTTTCAGCGGCTGGTGATCTTTGCCGGGACAGTGGCAGAATATGTCCTGCCTGCACTGATCCTGGTCGGGCTGCTCACCCGGCTTGCCGCCCTTGGCACTATTGGCTTCATCTGGGTGCAGACCATCGTCGATGTGACCGGCCATGGCGTCAAGCTGGGCAGTCTTTTTGACAATGCCATCGGTCTGGTGGATCAGCGGGTTATGTGGACATTCCTACTGCTGGTTCTGGTGTTCAAGGGCGCAGGCCCGCTGTCGCTGGATGCGCTGGCGCGGCGCGCCACGGCACCTGCCGCCGCCTGA
- a CDS encoding ArsC/Spx/MgsR family protein, with translation MQLYGLKTCDTCRKALKQLPEAELVDVRADGVPDAILTAALAQFGDRLVNNRSTTWRGLSEAERAEDPMALLKAHPTLMKRPLIKSGDDLHLGWDAKTKAALGVEG, from the coding sequence GTGCAGCTATACGGATTGAAGACCTGTGACACCTGTCGCAAGGCGCTGAAACAGTTGCCGGAGGCGGAGCTGGTCGATGTGCGCGCCGATGGTGTGCCTGATGCCATTCTCACCGCAGCGCTGGCGCAGTTTGGCGACCGTTTGGTCAATAACCGCTCCACCACATGGCGCGGATTGAGCGAGGCGGAGCGGGCGGAGGATCCCATGGCGCTGCTTAAGGCCCATCCTACGCTGATGAAACGTCCGCTAATCAAATCAGGGGACGATCTGCATCTCGGCTGGGATGCCAAAACCAAGGCGGCCCTTGGCGTTGAGGGCTAG
- a CDS encoding cold-shock protein has translation MASGTVKWFNTTKGYGFIEPEGGGKDVFVHISQVERSGLTGLADNQKVDFEMSEGRDGRQMASDIRPQ, from the coding sequence ATGGCAAGTGGCACCGTGAAATGGTTCAATACAACCAAGGGCTATGGCTTTATCGAGCCTGAAGGCGGCGGCAAAGACGTGTTTGTACACATCTCACAGGTTGAGCGATCTGGACTTACCGGTTTGGCGGATAATCAGAAAGTCGATTTTGAGATGTCCGAGGGGCGTGACGGTCGCCAGATGGCCAGCGACATCCGCCCCCAATAG
- a CDS encoding aldehyde dehydrogenase → MQQFQQYIGGVFSDGSARFESRDPASGEVWAMMPEARASDVDAAVAAARAAFHAPDWAGMTATGRGKLLYRLADLIAENAETLAQLETRDTGKIIRETSAQIAYVADYYRYYAGLADKIEGAHLPIDKPDIEVWLRREPLGVVAAVVPWNSQLFLAAVKIGPALAAGCTVVLKASEEAPAPLLEFARIFDQAGFPRGVLNAITGFGADCGAVLTAHPGIDHIAFTGGPDTARHVVRNSAENLASTSLELGGKSPFIVFEDVDIDSAVNAQVSAIFAATGQSCVAGSRLIISNQIKAQFLHRLKEKAENIRIGAPELPETEVGPLCTDAQMRRAVELVAASLAAGARIVTGGQPLEGEGNFFPPTILDCSEAPEAPCLREEFFGPVLSVCGFDTEAEALALANDTAHGLASGVFTRDLTRAHRMIRGIRAGIVWVNTYRAVSPIAPFGGQGLSGHGREGGLQAALDYTRVKTVWLRTSDDPIPDPFVMR, encoded by the coding sequence ATGCAGCAATTCCAGCAATATATCGGCGGGGTGTTCTCCGATGGCTCCGCCCGTTTTGAGAGCCGTGATCCGGCAAGCGGAGAGGTCTGGGCGATGATGCCAGAGGCTCGTGCGTCGGATGTGGACGCCGCGGTTGCAGCCGCGCGCGCGGCCTTCCACGCGCCGGATTGGGCGGGCATGACCGCCACTGGGCGCGGCAAGCTGCTTTATCGGCTGGCCGATTTGATTGCAGAGAATGCAGAGACCCTGGCCCAGTTGGAGACCCGCGATACCGGTAAGATCATCCGCGAAACCTCGGCCCAAATTGCCTATGTGGCCGACTACTATCGCTATTACGCGGGCCTCGCGGACAAGATCGAAGGCGCCCATCTGCCGATTGATAAACCGGATATAGAGGTCTGGCTGCGCCGCGAACCGCTTGGGGTGGTGGCGGCTGTGGTGCCGTGGAATTCGCAGTTGTTTCTGGCGGCGGTCAAGATCGGCCCGGCACTGGCAGCGGGCTGCACTGTGGTGCTGAAAGCGTCTGAGGAAGCGCCTGCGCCGCTGCTGGAATTTGCCCGCATCTTTGATCAGGCCGGTTTTCCACGCGGTGTGCTCAATGCCATTACCGGTTTTGGTGCGGATTGCGGCGCGGTGCTGACAGCCCATCCTGGCATTGATCACATCGCCTTTACCGGCGGGCCGGACACCGCCCGCCATGTGGTGCGCAATTCGGCGGAAAACCTTGCCTCCACCTCGTTGGAATTGGGCGGAAAATCGCCCTTTATCGTGTTTGAGGATGTCGACATCGACAGCGCGGTCAATGCGCAGGTCTCTGCCATCTTTGCCGCTACGGGACAGAGCTGCGTGGCCGGTTCACGGCTGATTATTTCCAATCAGATCAAGGCGCAGTTTCTGCACCGGTTGAAGGAAAAGGCCGAAAACATCCGCATTGGTGCGCCAGAGCTACCCGAGACCGAGGTCGGTCCGCTTTGCACCGACGCGCAAATGCGCCGGGCCGTAGAGCTGGTGGCAGCGTCACTTGCAGCGGGTGCGCGGATCGTGACCGGAGGCCAGCCGCTGGAGGGGGAGGGCAATTTCTTTCCACCGACCATACTCGATTGCTCTGAGGCACCCGAGGCGCCCTGTTTGCGGGAGGAATTCTTTGGTCCGGTCCTGTCGGTGTGCGGATTTGACACCGAGGCAGAGGCGTTGGCGCTGGCCAATGATACCGCCCATGGGCTGGCCTCTGGCGTGTTTACCCGCGACCTGACACGGGCGCACCGGATGATCCGGGGCATTCGTGCAGGCATTGTTTGGGTCAATACCTATCGTGCCGTCAGCCCGATTGCGCCCTTTGGCGGGCAAGGGCTGTCCGGTCATGGCCGCGAGGGTGGGCTACAGGCAGCACTGGACTACACAAGGGTCAAGACAGTCTGGTTGCGCACCAGCGATGACCCGATCCCGGATCCGTTTGTGATGCGGTGA
- a CDS encoding LLM class flavin-dependent oxidoreductase, which produces MRFSLFVHMERTSAEQDQQRLYDEFVALAKIADDGGMHAVWTGEHHGMDFTIAPNPFLNLVDLARQTRHVRLGTGTIIAPFWHPIRLAGEAAMTDLITEGRLELGIARGAYSYEYERMVPGMDAWDAGQRMRELVPAIQGLWRGDHAQEGTYHSFPATTSSPKPRQENGPPIWVAARDPNSHEFAVVNGCHVQVTPLWQGDEEITRLIETFNDACAKYPDVQRPDIMLLNHTYIAADAADAQQAAEEINRFYCYFGAWFKNERPVSQGLIAPLSEAEIAAHPFYSPEAMLRDNVIATAEDAIARIRGYEALGYDEYSFWIDSGMSFERKRASLERFIRDVMPAFA; this is translated from the coding sequence ATGCGCTTTTCTCTTTTTGTCCATATGGAACGGACCTCGGCGGAACAGGATCAACAGCGGCTCTATGACGAGTTCGTCGCCCTGGCCAAGATTGCCGACGATGGCGGAATGCACGCGGTCTGGACCGGGGAGCATCACGGGATGGATTTTACCATCGCGCCAAACCCGTTTCTGAACCTTGTCGATCTGGCACGCCAGACCCGGCATGTGCGGTTGGGCACCGGCACGATTATCGCGCCCTTCTGGCATCCGATCCGTCTGGCTGGAGAGGCGGCGATGACCGATCTGATTACCGAGGGGCGGTTGGAACTTGGCATTGCGCGGGGGGCTTATAGCTACGAATACGAACGGATGGTGCCGGGTATGGATGCCTGGGACGCAGGCCAGCGAATGCGGGAGCTGGTCCCGGCGATCCAGGGGCTGTGGCGGGGTGACCACGCACAGGAGGGCACCTATCATTCCTTCCCGGCCACGACGTCCTCACCCAAGCCGCGACAGGAAAACGGCCCGCCGATCTGGGTCGCCGCGCGCGATCCCAACAGCCATGAATTTGCCGTCGTCAATGGCTGCCATGTGCAGGTGACGCCGCTATGGCAAGGGGATGAGGAGATCACCCGGCTGATCGAGACGTTCAACGATGCCTGCGCCAAATACCCTGACGTGCAGCGCCCGGATATCATGCTGTTGAACCACACCTATATTGCCGCAGATGCCGCCGATGCGCAGCAGGCGGCGGAAGAAATCAACCGGTTTTACTGCTACTTCGGCGCCTGGTTCAAAAACGAGCGCCCGGTGTCGCAGGGGCTGATCGCGCCGCTGAGCGAAGCCGAAATCGCGGCCCATCCCTTCTATTCGCCGGAGGCGATGTTGCGTGACAATGTGATCGCCACCGCTGAGGATGCGATTGCCCGGATCCGTGGATATGAGGCACTCGGGTATGATGAATACAGTTTCTGGATCGACAGCGGCATGAGTTTTGAACGCAAGCGCGCCTCGCTTGAGCGGTTCATCCGCGATGTCATGCCGGCCTTTGCCTGA
- a CDS encoding flavin reductase, with protein sequence MTSLDPRALRHAFGSFMTGVTVVTSHDQSGQPIGFTANSFTSVSLDPPLVLVCLANQSRNYDALVNGDGFAVNVLAETQIEISNTFARPAEDRFAGVNWHKGPAGSPLIDGVSAWFDCTLHKTVEAGDHVILIGEVKAFDVSPHPGLGYARGAYVTAATTAEPAGTGPDLVVSALIERNGEVLLVDDGQGGAMLPEALAGPDGASATVRQLIADTGLTAEPGFVYSVFEDVARKRQHIAFLCQAGAGAPVRGTFVPLAQDGAGEAGLEDISDPAILTMLERFAREATLGDFGIYSGNQRSGEIRQIA encoded by the coding sequence ATGACATCGCTTGATCCGCGCGCCTTGCGCCATGCCTTTGGCAGTTTCATGACCGGGGTGACGGTTGTGACCTCGCATGACCAAAGCGGCCAGCCGATTGGTTTTACCGCCAATTCTTTTACCTCTGTCTCGCTTGATCCGCCGCTGGTGCTGGTGTGCTTGGCCAACCAGTCGCGCAATTATGATGCGCTGGTCAACGGCGACGGGTTTGCCGTCAATGTGCTGGCGGAAACCCAGATTGAGATATCCAACACCTTTGCCCGACCGGCCGAAGATCGCTTTGCCGGGGTCAACTGGCACAAGGGACCAGCGGGATCACCGCTGATCGACGGGGTGTCTGCCTGGTTTGACTGCACCCTGCACAAGACGGTTGAGGCGGGCGATCATGTGATCCTGATTGGCGAGGTGAAGGCCTTCGACGTCAGCCCGCATCCGGGGCTGGGCTACGCGCGTGGTGCCTATGTAACGGCGGCCACCACGGCAGAGCCTGCCGGAACCGGTCCCGATCTGGTGGTCTCAGCATTGATTGAGCGCAACGGAGAGGTGCTGCTGGTCGATGATGGTCAAGGTGGCGCGATGCTGCCAGAGGCGCTGGCAGGTCCCGATGGTGCCTCTGCCACGGTGCGCCAGCTGATCGCCGACACCGGGCTCACGGCTGAGCCGGGTTTTGTCTATTCGGTGTTTGAGGATGTAGCGCGCAAACGCCAGCATATCGCCTTTCTCTGTCAGGCAGGGGCAGGCGCGCCGGTGCGCGGAACCTTTGTGCCGCTGGCGCAGGATGGAGCGGGTGAAGCGGGTCTTGAGGACATCAGCGATCCGGCGATCCTGACCATGCTGGAGCGGTTCGCCCGCGAGGCAACATTGGGAGATTTCGGGATTTATTCCGGCAATCAACGCAGCGGCGAAATCCGCCAGATCGCATAA
- a CDS encoding alpha/beta fold hydrolase, producing the protein MTLTTLQLSEAGPTVALRETGAGAPLVLLHGVGMQSAAWAPQIADLSRSHRVIALDLPGHGGSDPLPAGSDLPDFVSWLHDVVLALDLGPVSLAGHSMGALIATGFAVDHPVMTRRVALLNGVYRRTPQARAAVLARAAEIGAGQVDLATPLARWFGKTPADISARDRVAGWLGTVDPAGYATAYGAFARGDATYADRLDEITYPFLAITGDGDPNSTPAMAQEMAAQVRHGRAIVITGHRHMLNLTAPDVVTAHLRDWLAIPSEETYHDIA; encoded by the coding sequence ATGACGTTGACAACCCTGCAGCTGTCTGAGGCTGGACCTACCGTCGCCCTGCGGGAGACCGGGGCGGGTGCGCCGCTGGTCCTGTTGCATGGCGTCGGTATGCAATCCGCCGCCTGGGCACCGCAGATTGCGGATCTGAGCCGCAGCCACAGGGTCATCGCCCTTGATCTGCCGGGTCATGGCGGCAGCGACCCCTTGCCTGCGGGCAGTGACCTGCCGGATTTCGTGAGCTGGCTGCATGATGTGGTGCTGGCGCTGGATCTCGGCCCTGTCAGCCTGGCTGGCCATTCGATGGGGGCGCTGATCGCGACTGGTTTTGCCGTCGACCATCCTGTTATGACCCGCCGGGTGGCGCTGCTGAATGGCGTCTACCGCCGCACACCGCAGGCGCGCGCGGCTGTGCTCGCCCGTGCTGCCGAAATCGGGGCCGGTCAGGTGGATCTGGCAACGCCGCTGGCGCGCTGGTTTGGTAAGACGCCTGCTGACATCAGCGCCCGCGACCGGGTTGCGGGCTGGCTGGGGACGGTTGATCCGGCAGGCTATGCCACCGCCTATGGCGCTTTTGCGCGGGGCGATGCCACTTACGCCGACCGTCTGGACGAGATCACTTACCCCTTCCTTGCCATTACCGGCGACGGCGATCCCAATTCCACACCGGCCATGGCGCAGGAGATGGCCGCGCAAGTGCGGCACGGACGCGCCATCGTCATCACCGGCCACCGCCACATGCTGAACCTGACAGCGCCTGATGTGGTCACGGCCCATCTGCGCGACTGGCTGGCAATCCCCTCTGAGGAGACGTATCATGACATCGCTTGA
- a CDS encoding amino acid synthesis family protein gives MPAEIRKTLLHVEKTLIEGGKAAPTPLTLIAAMAVIRNPWAGQGFVEDLGPMIRDCAPGLGTLLTEMILEASGGGDRVEGYGKSAIVGLSGEVEHASALIHTLQFGNHYRNAVGAKSYLSFCNTRGPANAPLMIPLMDKNDGGRRSHYLTIQTSVADAPAADEILIALGASIGGRPHHRIGDRYQDLKELGHDVDNPAAV, from the coding sequence ATGCCCGCAGAAATCCGCAAAACGCTGCTTCATGTTGAAAAAACACTGATTGAGGGCGGCAAGGCGGCGCCGACACCATTGACGCTGATCGCGGCTATGGCGGTCATTCGGAACCCTTGGGCCGGGCAGGGCTTTGTTGAGGATCTGGGTCCGATGATCCGCGACTGCGCACCGGGTCTGGGAACCCTGCTGACAGAGATGATTCTGGAGGCCTCAGGCGGCGGTGACCGGGTTGAGGGCTATGGGAAATCCGCGATTGTCGGGTTGAGCGGCGAGGTCGAACACGCCTCCGCCCTGATCCACACACTGCAATTCGGCAATCATTACCGCAATGCGGTGGGGGCGAAATCCTATCTGTCGTTCTGCAACACGCGCGGGCCGGCCAATGCGCCCTTGATGATCCCGCTGATGGACAAGAACGACGGGGGCAGGCGGTCGCATTATCTGACGATCCAGACCTCGGTTGCGGATGCGCCCGCGGCGGACGAAATCCTGATCGCGCTGGGGGCCTCTATCGGGGGGCGTCCGCACCACCGGATCGGCGACCGCTATCAGGACCTGAAAGAGCTTGGCCATGACGTTGACAACCCTGCAGCTGTCTGA
- a CDS encoding GntR family transcriptional regulator produces the protein MNTSQTTLRKIDKAPKTLRDIVQERMREAIIDGHFAPGERLVERPLCDQLGVSRTVVRETIRYLEAEGLVEIIPNRGPVVARLSWDQAQQIYDVRRQLEGSAAAVCAAVQGPEFADALSRALAAVKVTMNDTEWGSLLRATTDFYRLIFLEAGHSIAWDIVQRLNGRISRLRALTIAAKDRETSGMSHMTAIHDAILSRDPDRARKAVEAHIADAAQTAQRFLKETAPAAGEAPNG, from the coding sequence ATGAACACCAGCCAGACGACACTCCGCAAAATCGACAAAGCCCCGAAAACCCTGCGTGATATCGTGCAGGAGAGAATGCGCGAGGCCATCATTGACGGACATTTTGCGCCCGGTGAACGTCTGGTGGAACGTCCGCTCTGCGACCAGCTGGGTGTCAGCCGCACTGTCGTGCGCGAAACCATCCGCTATCTGGAGGCCGAAGGGCTGGTCGAGATTATTCCCAACCGCGGCCCTGTGGTTGCTCGGCTGTCCTGGGATCAGGCGCAGCAAATCTATGACGTACGCCGCCAGCTGGAAGGCTCTGCCGCAGCGGTCTGCGCCGCGGTCCAAGGCCCGGAATTTGCTGATGCACTCAGCCGTGCGCTGGCGGCGGTCAAGGTCACGATGAATGATACCGAATGGGGCAGCCTATTGCGGGCCACCACCGATTTTTATCGGCTTATCTTTCTGGAAGCGGGCCACAGTATTGCCTGGGACATCGTGCAGCGTCTGAATGGGCGGATCAGCCGGTTGCGGGCCCTGACCATCGCGGCAAAGGACCGCGAAACCTCTGGGATGAGCCATATGACCGCGATCCATGACGCCATCCTCAGCCGCGATCCTGACAGGGCGCGCAAGGCGGTTGAGGCGCATATTGCCGATGCGGCCCAAACTGCGCAGCGGTTTCTGAAAGAAACTGCGCCAGCAGCTGGAGAGGCGCCAAATGGCTAA
- a CDS encoding DUF1330 domain-containing protein, translating into MAKGYWIAFVTVTDPDRYAGYQQQAPAAFANYGARFLAQGGAAETLEGTAYQRHVLIEFDSKATALACYHSPEYQSARTHRQAACTAQIAIVEGLEP; encoded by the coding sequence ATGGCTAAAGGCTATTGGATCGCGTTTGTCACGGTCACCGATCCTGACCGCTATGCGGGCTATCAACAGCAGGCACCTGCCGCCTTTGCCAACTATGGCGCGCGGTTCCTGGCACAGGGTGGCGCGGCTGAGACGCTGGAGGGCACGGCCTATCAGCGTCATGTCCTCATCGAATTTGACAGCAAGGCCACCGCCCTCGCCTGCTACCACTCGCCCGAATATCAATCCGCCCGCACCCACCGACAGGCCGCCTGCACCGCGCAGATCGCTATCGTCGAGGGGCTAGAGCCATGA
- a CDS encoding carboxymuconolactone decarboxylase family protein, with amino-acid sequence MSSTPSDAAPKTSSFDEDLFLKGLEQRKATLGAAYVENNLAAADEFTRPFQEAMTAWCWGFGWGDDTIDAKTRSMMNLAMIGALGKMHEWELHCRGALNNGVSREEIRAIIHAIAIYCGVPQGLECFRAAKAVLDQHEQG; translated from the coding sequence ATGAGCAGCACGCCCTCTGACGCCGCGCCGAAAACCAGCAGCTTTGACGAAGATCTGTTTCTGAAAGGTCTGGAGCAGCGCAAGGCGACACTAGGTGCCGCGTATGTGGAAAACAACCTCGCCGCCGCCGATGAGTTCACCCGCCCCTTTCAGGAGGCCATGACCGCCTGGTGCTGGGGGTTTGGCTGGGGCGATGACACAATTGATGCCAAAACCCGGTCGATGATGAACCTCGCCATGATTGGCGCCCTGGGCAAGATGCACGAATGGGAACTGCACTGCCGGGGCGCGCTGAACAACGGGGTCAGCCGCGAGGAAATCCGCGCGATCATCCACGCGATCGCGATTTACTGCGGCGTCCCGCAGGGGCTGGAATGTTTCCGTGCCGCCAAAGCGGTGCTGGATCAGCACGAGCAAGGCTAA
- a CDS encoding Lrp/AsnC family transcriptional regulator: protein MDDKDFEILKLMQANAQLTAEALGYEIGLSAPAVQKRLKKLRETGAIEKEIAVLSPTKLGRDMTVIVGVVLERESRMHLDLFKRRMRQAREVQQCYYATGEADFILVVAVSDIKEYEAFTQEYFFDESNVSRFTSSVVMDRVKVSLDIL, encoded by the coding sequence ATGGATGACAAGGATTTCGAGATTCTCAAACTGATGCAAGCCAACGCACAACTCACGGCTGAGGCGCTGGGTTACGAGATCGGCCTCTCTGCGCCCGCAGTACAGAAACGTCTGAAGAAACTGCGCGAAACAGGGGCCATCGAAAAGGAGATCGCGGTTTTATCCCCAACCAAGCTGGGGCGGGATATGACGGTGATTGTCGGTGTGGTCCTCGAACGCGAGAGCCGGATGCATCTGGACCTGTTCAAGCGACGGATGCGACAGGCGCGCGAGGTACAGCAGTGCTATTATGCCACCGGCGAGGCCGATTTTATTCTGGTTGTCGCAGTCAGCGATATCAAGGAATACGAGGCTTTCACGCAGGAGTACTTCTTTGATGAATCCAACGTCAGCCGCTTTACTTCGTCGGTGGTGATGGACCGGGTTAAGGTCTCGCTTGATATCCTCTGA
- a CDS encoding transporter substrate-binding domain-containing protein gives MQIRISSTILAAGIAVLAGAAAYAGPLQDRIDAGEPLRIGFSNIPIWGYPDENGDAKGFVNEITIGILKKMGHDTVEATVTDWGGLIPGLQANRYDMITGGLYILNSRCENITFSEPIAQSGDAFIVPVGNPKGIQTYQDILAAEALLAAGSGYNTVEAAKKEGLTDAMIMQVPGPTEMLAAVKAGRADAAGMTYFEAAHLADSDDSIDVTDPAALPDWTLNWVGVGFRDADSEFVAEFNTALADYIGSEEMMQTVAQYGYTKSTLPGDITTEWTCANR, from the coding sequence ATGCAGATTCGGATTTCATCCACCATACTGGCCGCAGGAATCGCGGTTCTGGCCGGTGCCGCCGCCTATGCAGGCCCGTTGCAGGACCGCATCGACGCGGGCGAACCGCTTCGCATCGGTTTCTCCAACATACCGATCTGGGGCTACCCGGATGAGAACGGCGATGCCAAGGGTTTTGTGAATGAGATCACCATCGGCATTCTGAAGAAGATGGGTCACGACACTGTTGAGGCCACAGTCACCGATTGGGGCGGCCTGATCCCAGGCCTGCAAGCGAACCGCTATGACATGATCACTGGCGGTCTTTATATCCTCAACAGCCGGTGCGAGAACATCACCTTCTCCGAGCCGATTGCACAATCCGGTGACGCCTTCATCGTTCCGGTCGGCAACCCCAAGGGAATCCAGACTTATCAGGACATTCTGGCCGCCGAGGCGCTTTTGGCGGCCGGGTCTGGCTACAACACAGTAGAGGCGGCCAAGAAAGAAGGGCTGACCGACGCAATGATCATGCAGGTGCCTGGCCCGACCGAAATGCTGGCCGCCGTAAAGGCTGGCCGCGCCGATGCCGCCGGCATGACCTATTTCGAAGCCGCGCATCTGGCAGACAGCGACGACAGCATCGACGTGACCGATCCGGCCGCGCTGCCGGACTGGACGCTGAACTGGGTCGGCGTTGGCTTCCGGGATGCGGATAGTGAATTCGTGGCCGAGTTCAATACTGCCCTCGCAGACTACATCGGTTCTGAGGAAATGATGCAGACTGTCGCGCAATACGGCTACACCAAAAGCACTCTGCCAGGTGACATAACCACCGAATGGACCTGCGCCAACCGCTGA